A single region of the Gammaproteobacteria bacterium genome encodes:
- a CDS encoding response regulator has product MSKDKFVAFREAVLALLRLCKEHKSGAMYVYADKGHGAVFSINKGEIMDLYYRNVRGVEALQDLRNVESARFFFKGDRDPGNNPSTQSNNTGLSTEEIFKQLGVDFNEELGGGLAKILVIDDSGLARKSIIHALNGREYRIVEAKDGVEALTMLRLENPDLVLLDLILPKMDGYEVLARMKKDERQKDIPVIVLTSRDTLFDKLKGKMSGTDEYLTKPFQPAELLQKIDKYLG; this is encoded by the coding sequence GTGTCCAAAGATAAATTTGTTGCTTTTCGCGAAGCGGTACTGGCTTTGCTGAGGCTGTGCAAGGAACATAAAAGTGGCGCCATGTATGTGTATGCAGACAAAGGTCATGGCGCAGTTTTCTCCATTAACAAGGGTGAGATCATGGACCTGTATTACCGTAATGTCCGTGGTGTTGAAGCTCTGCAGGATCTGCGCAATGTGGAGTCAGCCCGTTTCTTTTTCAAAGGCGATCGCGACCCAGGAAACAATCCCTCGACCCAGAGCAATAATACCGGTTTGTCCACTGAAGAGATCTTCAAACAGCTGGGTGTGGATTTTAATGAAGAGTTGGGCGGTGGCCTGGCCAAAATCCTGGTTATCGACGATAGCGGTTTGGCCCGTAAATCCATCATACATGCCTTAAATGGCCGAGAATATCGCATCGTGGAAGCAAAAGACGGTGTTGAGGCGCTGACTATGCTGCGACTGGAGAACCCCGACCTGGTGTTGCTGGATTTGATTTTACCCAAAATGGACGGTTACGAAGTCTTGGCACGTATGAAAAAAGACGAACGCCAAAAAGATATCCCGGTGATAGTGCTGACGTCAAGGGATACTTTGTTTGACAAATTGAAAGGCAAGATGTCCGGTACAGACGAGTATCTGACCAAGCCGTTTCAACCCGCAGAGTTGTTGCAAAAGATTGATAAGTACTTGGGATAG
- a CDS encoding response regulator, giving the protein MDNNTVLKLLVVDDSKMMRDAIRTMFEDDPHIDVVGEAADGISALEAVKKYNPDVITMDVAMPVMDGITTLKHLMIKNPKPVVMLSSLTVVGATVTFDALRYGAVDFISKPSALEGSTIEHQVEDIRSKVRFAAGVEVNAIKYIRRNHPNGQALNAPLTGSCKKVVTFGAAEGGYGSMLKIIPHLQANDNTAYMASIYATPEHVDAFTEYLNSCSSVFVKRAKHGEEIKPGVCYLNVGSDYMTVHKTDMAYSLHINPAPFASRKGAVDMLMFSAADITEENCIGVILSGSGADGSEGLEEVIRMGGQAIVQDPHSCLSKDMALAALERSDVEWVISDSEIADKVNSLVS; this is encoded by the coding sequence ATGGATAATAACACTGTATTGAAACTGTTGGTAGTGGATGATTCCAAAATGATGCGTGATGCTATACGTACCATGTTTGAAGATGATCCGCACATCGACGTGGTGGGCGAAGCTGCCGATGGGATCTCTGCGCTCGAGGCTGTGAAAAAATACAATCCTGATGTGATCACGATGGATGTGGCGATGCCGGTTATGGACGGTATAACCACTTTAAAGCATTTGATGATCAAGAATCCCAAACCGGTGGTCATGTTAAGCAGTTTAACCGTGGTGGGTGCTACGGTTACTTTCGATGCTTTACGCTATGGCGCGGTGGATTTTATCTCCAAACCTTCCGCTTTGGAAGGCAGCACTATAGAGCATCAGGTAGAAGATATCCGTAGCAAGGTTCGATTTGCTGCCGGTGTTGAAGTGAATGCCATCAAGTATATACGTCGCAATCATCCAAATGGTCAGGCCCTGAATGCGCCTTTGACCGGCTCGTGTAAAAAGGTGGTGACTTTCGGCGCGGCCGAAGGTGGTTATGGTTCCATGCTAAAAATCATTCCCCATCTGCAAGCCAATGATAATACGGCTTATATGGCCAGCATATATGCTACACCGGAGCATGTGGACGCTTTTACCGAATACCTCAATAGTTGTAGTTCTGTGTTCGTGAAACGAGCTAAACACGGTGAAGAAATCAAACCCGGAGTGTGTTACCTCAATGTGGGGTCGGACTACATGACTGTTCATAAAACAGACATGGCCTACTCGTTGCATATCAATCCAGCACCGTTCGCTTCGCGCAAAGGCGCAGTGGATATGTTGATGTTTTCAGCGGCGGACATCACGGAAGAAAACTGTATCGGTGTGATTTTATCGGGTTCCGGTGCAGATGGTTCCGAAGGGCTGGAGGAAGTGATCCGCATGGGTGGTCAAGCCATCGTACAGGACCCCCACAGTTGCCTCTCCAAAGACATGGCGCTGGCGGCTCTGGAACGCAGTGATGTGGAATGGGTGATTTCGGACAGTGAAATCGCAGATAAGGTGAACAGTCTTGTTAGCTAA
- a CDS encoding methyl-accepting chemotaxis protein has product MKLGTGFGVMVLLLVVALGIAVYEVTIINTTSERVVNTRVPTALVSIDMLNGINQSLAGLRGWMLLGKEQFKKDRAETWSEYLDKPLGEMKRLAKDWDDKDDINNLAIIDKKLKLFRDYQQEVEDIANTIDEKPASKILFQDAAPRAAQLSSLITRMIDLEGQQPGTELRKNILYMMADVRGTTGLGLAAIRAYLLSGDESFKKQFDSLWEKNTTRFRDLENAYTHLTPAQRSAFDQFKQVRSEFEGLPPKMFEIRGSAEWNLANFWLATRAAPIAAELTGILKEMSSHEKKLLLDDAQNLEDVVTETINLSWTLMGVSVVAGVLLIILLTRAIAGPILRAVNTIRGISENRDLTIRLPVESSDEIGVMATTLNEMLGLINNTFAEVYQASREVVTYSDDAFQRASGNRNRAEDQLKRAQTSEKVITEMGLTAGQVTKAAQAQQDSAVQSQNAVQELLDKMGDVAESAQAQDREAAETLARVSEMGETSGRVVKTALEQEEMVGTVNKAIQQMVSAVDDMQKAVGQATDYGRSALNAAEEGRQSVAATVDGMRAIAESSEQISEIIGVITEIAEQTNLLALNAAVEAARAGAHGKGFAVVADEVGKLAQRSSEAAKEITQLIKDSTNSVSEGVKLTDKSQQALLKIDEGGRINMTAIEEIATSAEALNSTTGQVTGYMKDLNVLAQKIALMAGESGTRREVAEDALRVMLEYSSKITRLVEETNQSAKAIGQEMESVVRRGGEMGQMTAAQAQRSQAITKLAQETAATAAQTVEGAGIVTSIMDGLKHQSEVLNEQVRQFKTDI; this is encoded by the coding sequence ATGAAACTAGGCACCGGCTTTGGTGTCATGGTGTTGCTGTTGGTGGTCGCCCTCGGTATTGCGGTTTACGAGGTTACCATAATTAACACGACGTCTGAGCGCGTGGTAAATACACGTGTACCTACAGCATTGGTCAGTATCGACATGTTAAACGGGATCAACCAGTCGCTCGCCGGTTTGCGCGGTTGGATGCTCTTGGGTAAGGAACAATTCAAGAAAGACCGTGCGGAAACCTGGTCAGAGTATCTTGATAAACCGCTGGGGGAAATGAAGCGTTTGGCCAAAGACTGGGACGACAAGGACGATATAAATAACCTGGCTATTATCGATAAGAAATTGAAATTGTTCCGCGATTACCAACAGGAAGTAGAGGATATTGCGAATACCATCGATGAGAAGCCCGCGTCAAAAATTCTGTTCCAGGATGCGGCCCCACGAGCCGCCCAGTTGTCGTCGTTGATCACGCGTATGATCGACTTGGAAGGTCAGCAACCGGGTACGGAATTACGCAAAAATATCCTGTATATGATGGCGGACGTTCGAGGTACCACCGGTCTGGGTCTGGCGGCAATTCGAGCTTACTTATTATCCGGTGACGAGTCTTTCAAAAAACAATTCGATAGTTTGTGGGAGAAGAACACGACACGTTTTCGTGATCTGGAAAATGCTTATACCCATTTGACACCGGCACAACGCAGCGCGTTTGATCAATTTAAGCAAGTTCGATCCGAATTTGAGGGTTTACCGCCTAAGATGTTTGAGATACGCGGTAGTGCGGAGTGGAACTTGGCGAACTTTTGGTTGGCTACTCGAGCGGCTCCCATTGCCGCGGAACTCACCGGTATACTTAAAGAAATGTCCAGCCACGAGAAAAAATTACTACTTGACGATGCACAAAATCTTGAAGATGTCGTAACGGAAACCATTAACTTGTCCTGGACGCTGATGGGTGTTTCCGTGGTTGCGGGTGTCCTTTTGATTATATTGCTGACCCGAGCCATTGCCGGTCCGATTTTACGTGCGGTAAACACTATTCGTGGTATTTCAGAGAATCGCGACCTCACGATACGCCTACCAGTAGAAAGTTCGGATGAGATCGGTGTAATGGCGACTACCTTGAATGAGATGTTGGGTTTGATAAACAACACGTTTGCGGAAGTGTACCAAGCGTCTCGCGAAGTGGTGACCTATTCGGACGATGCCTTCCAACGAGCATCGGGTAACAGGAATCGTGCAGAAGATCAGCTTAAGCGTGCACAAACATCCGAGAAAGTAATCACGGAAATGGGTCTGACCGCGGGCCAGGTAACCAAAGCGGCTCAAGCGCAGCAGGATTCTGCGGTGCAATCACAGAATGCTGTACAGGAACTTCTCGATAAAATGGGTGACGTGGCTGAGTCAGCACAGGCACAGGACCGAGAGGCTGCGGAAACCCTGGCTCGTGTATCCGAAATGGGTGAAACATCCGGACGCGTTGTAAAAACCGCGTTGGAGCAGGAAGAGATGGTAGGCACCGTTAATAAAGCCATCCAACAAATGGTGTCGGCGGTGGACGATATGCAGAAGGCGGTAGGACAAGCCACCGATTACGGTCGTTCGGCCTTGAATGCTGCGGAAGAGGGCCGTCAATCGGTAGCCGCGACGGTAGATGGTATGCGCGCAATTGCTGAATCCTCCGAGCAGATTTCTGAAATCATCGGGGTAATCACGGAAATCGCGGAACAAACCAACTTGCTCGCTTTGAACGCTGCGGTAGAGGCGGCTCGAGCGGGGGCACACGGTAAGGGTTTCGCGGTGGTTGCGGACGAGGTAGGTAAGCTGGCGCAGCGTTCATCCGAAGCTGCGAAAGAAATTACCCAGTTAATTAAAGACTCAACCAACAGCGTAAGTGAAGGGGTAAAACTGACAGATAAATCCCAGCAAGCGCTGCTGAAAATCGACGAAGGTGGTCGAATCAACATGACGGCTATCGAGGAAATCGCCACTTCGGCGGAGGCCTTGAACTCCACCACCGGTCAGGTAACGGGATATATGAAAGACTTGAACGTTTTGGCACAAAAGATCGCCTTAATGGCAGGTGAGTCCGGTACCCGACGTGAGGTAGCGGAAGACGCGCTCCGCGTTATGTTGGAGTACTCATCCAAGATTACCCGGTTGGTAGAAGAGACCAACCAAAGTGCTAAAGCCATCGGTCAGGAAATGGAAAGCGTGGTACGTCGAGGGGGTGAAATGGGCCAGATGACTGCGGCTCAGGCGCAACGTTCCCAGGCAATTACCAAACTGGCGCAGGAAACGGCGGCTACCGCGGCGCAAACGGTAGAAGGCGCGGGTATCGTAACGTCGATTATGGATGGCTTGAAACATCAGTCAGAAGTATTGAACGAACAGGTACGTCAGTTTAAGACAGACATCTAA
- a CDS encoding chemotaxis protein CheW, translated as MQLVGFGINQEQFGVNILMVQEIIRSAPVTAVPNSPEFVEGVINLRGDIIPVIDLRKRLFLFREDNHERNWILILNISDRVIGFIVDRVTEVLKVAHNHVEPAPDVVIAGLENQYIQGVCDVNDNLLIILNFERILFNEEYYLLKDANYNELILGDDAVTQ; from the coding sequence ATGCAACTGGTTGGTTTCGGAATCAATCAGGAGCAATTTGGTGTCAATATATTAATGGTTCAGGAGATCATTCGTTCAGCTCCAGTCACCGCCGTACCCAATTCACCGGAGTTTGTCGAAGGGGTAATTAACCTGCGCGGTGATATTATACCTGTGATCGATTTACGTAAGCGATTGTTTTTGTTTCGCGAAGACAATCATGAGCGCAACTGGATATTGATTCTAAATATCAGTGATCGAGTCATCGGTTTCATCGTCGATCGGGTAACGGAAGTATTGAAAGTCGCTCACAATCACGTGGAGCCGGCGCCGGATGTAGTTATTGCAGGTTTGGAAAATCAGTACATACAAGGTGTATGTGATGTGAATGATAACCTGTTAATTATTCTGAATTTTGAACGAATTCTGTTTAATGAAGAATACTATCTGCTGAAAGATGCCAACTATAACGAATTGATTCTTGGGGACGATGCGGTAACGCAATAA
- a CDS encoding response regulator produces MGKRILIVEDSTMMRRVITKTLEEAGHQVVGEASSGDEAIQKYGDLLPDLVTMDITMRGMDGITAAKEILSRDKNAKILILSNMDEDKYRGEVERIGAIGLVNKHKSEKILKLIEG; encoded by the coding sequence ATGGGTAAACGCATTTTAATCGTAGAAGACTCCACAATGATGCGGAGAGTAATAACCAAAACCTTGGAAGAGGCCGGTCACCAAGTCGTGGGTGAGGCCAGTAGTGGTGATGAGGCGATTCAGAAATACGGTGATCTGCTTCCGGATCTGGTTACTATGGATATTACCATGCGAGGTATGGATGGGATTACTGCTGCGAAGGAAATACTGAGCCGTGATAAAAACGCCAAAATTTTGATTTTGTCCAATATGGATGAAGATAAATACCGGGGTGAAGTGGAACGAATCGGTGCTATCGGTCTGGTTAATAAGCACAAATCCGAAAAGATTTTGAAGCTTATTGAAGGTTAA
- a CDS encoding Hpt domain-containing protein, with protein sequence MTEINTTLLPDFIIEAGEHLDEIEALLLHLGEDPEDLEVLNDIFRPVHNIKGGAQITGLVKVSALAHRLEDLLDLLRQGQKTSNAEIVDLLIDARDRIVLLVNELERTQEELTPVDDLVDRLTFEIEREDVALVAAPEIEVEPEIIEFQEAESQEDQLQSIDEPDLIEITAFEQEDTLSSSDDTVETVEISLDSEESGSTDEFPLDSQEQHFDPDAGSKAPLLASDLDVDYVTVRYDEEQDSELFCIFLDHLHEQVVLLRQFIPQLQNYPSEDLLQQCSESVSSLWMAANYMGYDELSRLFSHWRESLVDVGSQIRKGEPVNLEFISDELSQIDSLFPQLASVMAEKSTHAASDELSMDDDIDREADYLSEALSQDDESEADVTASVLDAFAQFDDPKSKHDENSVTSEELPDESIVEEETDYFEPVPEVEVEELEAELNEPLVPERIVTADVVVDSAEMYEEDEDEYTDEDFANINMALVPDFIVEAMEHLDEIETLLLQLGEDPNNLEVLNDIFRPVHNIKGGSQITGLKKISRLAHRWEDLLDMLRQGEKESSADVVDLLIDTRDRIVQLVNELEQSNREVSSVSELVRRLTRAIDSDQSVPETPSANAAVPTTAGIESSAKMESTSESKDTNDSFEYDEENDQELFSIFLDHVEGQLRVIQHALKRIPTSETAENEFAAIYESLDGLWNAANYMGYEQLKDHYRQWGDEVDRARQSCVAGGYADPDFIQPYIDSLIDLFPQLEGYGVEQDQEPSEPAYRDMDSPVTAPKGAAPAENSKASELEERLLAALDSSTQPKANTESLNQIYDELVSNGPEQKPVSQESAAKKPPGRQSMRLEQKAGDDKRRNPGEADRKIKKSMRVDAEKIDTLMNQVGELVVDRSYFFQLFNEMRGLQSYLKDVPGIDQKDIKMVRTLTYRLGEAIAALGRTSNELQEGVMKMRMLPVSHIFNRYPRLVRDLTHGTDKKVNLVIRGEDTELDKMIVEELSDPLIHIIRNAVDHGLESMDERKSKGKTEAGILSLEAYQESNHIVIEVVDDGRGIDPDKIKRKALEKGLVTIEELERMAPRDITQMILAPGFSTAEKITGTSGRGVGMDVVKRNIEKLNGTLDIDSKPGIRTMMRLKIPLTLAIIHALMVRVGKDLFTIPLANVDETVRIFGNETSMVEGVEVIHLRGRALPMFRLSKLFNISGDVDSEKSFVVIVSTEGQRTGFVVDELIGQEEVVIKPLADYVQEKSGFSGATIVGDGRISLILDAYELVKMTANRQARKHKAQAIELKSRIRNKPRQNAV encoded by the coding sequence ATGACTGAAATCAATACAACATTGCTCCCGGATTTTATAATCGAGGCCGGCGAACACCTGGATGAAATCGAAGCCCTATTGTTACATCTGGGGGAAGATCCGGAAGATCTGGAAGTCCTTAACGACATTTTCCGGCCGGTACATAATATCAAAGGTGGTGCCCAGATTACCGGTTTGGTAAAAGTGTCTGCATTGGCGCACCGATTGGAAGACCTGTTGGATCTATTGCGCCAGGGACAAAAAACGTCCAACGCAGAAATCGTTGATCTACTGATTGATGCACGGGACCGTATAGTTCTGTTAGTGAATGAATTGGAACGAACTCAAGAGGAGCTGACTCCTGTTGATGATTTGGTAGACCGTTTAACTTTCGAGATCGAGAGAGAAGATGTTGCGCTGGTAGCTGCGCCGGAGATAGAAGTTGAGCCGGAGATAATTGAGTTTCAGGAAGCAGAATCTCAGGAAGACCAACTTCAGAGCATAGACGAACCGGATTTAATAGAAATTACTGCTTTTGAACAGGAGGATACACTATCCTCGTCGGATGATACAGTTGAGACCGTTGAAATATCCTTAGACAGTGAAGAATCCGGCAGTACGGATGAATTTCCTTTAGATTCGCAGGAACAACACTTTGACCCGGATGCAGGATCGAAAGCGCCCTTGCTTGCGTCCGATTTGGATGTGGATTATGTGACAGTTCGCTACGATGAAGAGCAGGACTCGGAACTGTTCTGTATTTTTCTGGATCATCTGCATGAACAAGTGGTGTTGTTGCGCCAGTTCATTCCACAACTGCAAAATTATCCTTCAGAAGACTTACTGCAACAGTGTTCTGAATCAGTATCCAGTTTATGGATGGCTGCCAATTACATGGGATATGACGAACTATCCCGACTGTTTTCTCATTGGCGTGAATCATTGGTGGATGTCGGCTCCCAGATCAGAAAAGGTGAGCCGGTTAATTTGGAGTTTATTTCTGACGAGCTGTCTCAAATTGACAGTTTGTTTCCGCAGCTTGCAAGTGTGATGGCGGAAAAATCCACACACGCAGCTTCAGATGAGTTATCAATGGATGACGATATTGACCGCGAAGCGGATTATTTGAGTGAAGCGTTGTCCCAGGACGATGAATCGGAGGCAGATGTTACGGCTTCTGTACTGGATGCATTTGCACAGTTTGACGACCCTAAGTCTAAACACGATGAAAATAGTGTGACATCAGAAGAGCTTCCTGATGAGTCCATCGTCGAGGAGGAAACGGATTATTTCGAGCCGGTGCCGGAAGTTGAAGTGGAAGAACTGGAAGCGGAGCTGAATGAACCATTGGTGCCTGAACGTATAGTTACAGCGGATGTGGTAGTTGACAGCGCTGAAATGTATGAAGAAGACGAAGACGAATATACAGATGAAGATTTCGCTAACATCAACATGGCATTGGTTCCTGATTTCATTGTGGAAGCCATGGAGCACCTTGATGAGATAGAAACTCTGTTGCTGCAGTTGGGCGAAGATCCCAATAATCTGGAAGTGCTTAACGACATCTTTCGGCCGGTGCATAACATCAAAGGTGGATCACAGATAACCGGACTGAAAAAAATTTCCCGTTTGGCGCATCGCTGGGAAGATTTGCTGGATATGCTACGCCAGGGCGAAAAAGAATCCAGTGCCGATGTGGTGGATTTACTCATAGATACCCGTGACCGCATTGTGCAATTGGTTAATGAGTTGGAGCAATCCAATCGGGAAGTCTCTTCAGTCAGCGAATTGGTGCGGCGGTTAACTCGTGCAATTGATTCCGACCAAAGTGTGCCGGAAACGCCAAGTGCCAATGCTGCTGTACCCACTACGGCTGGTATTGAGTCGTCCGCAAAAATGGAGTCTACTAGTGAATCCAAGGATACAAACGATTCTTTTGAATATGACGAAGAAAATGACCAAGAATTGTTCAGTATTTTCCTGGACCATGTGGAAGGTCAGCTAAGGGTAATCCAACACGCATTGAAACGTATTCCGACGTCGGAAACAGCGGAAAATGAATTTGCAGCAATTTATGAAAGTTTGGATGGTTTGTGGAATGCCGCGAATTATATGGGATATGAGCAGCTTAAGGACCACTATCGTCAATGGGGTGACGAAGTGGATCGTGCTCGTCAGTCTTGTGTCGCGGGAGGTTACGCGGATCCGGATTTCATTCAGCCCTACATAGATTCTCTTATCGATTTGTTTCCGCAATTGGAAGGGTATGGAGTAGAGCAAGATCAGGAACCATCTGAGCCGGCCTACCGAGATATGGATTCACCGGTCACAGCACCCAAAGGAGCCGCTCCTGCAGAAAATTCAAAAGCATCGGAACTGGAAGAACGACTTCTTGCTGCATTGGATAGCAGTACTCAACCCAAGGCAAACACAGAGTCACTAAACCAGATCTACGATGAACTGGTCAGTAACGGTCCTGAACAGAAACCGGTATCTCAAGAATCAGCGGCCAAGAAGCCTCCCGGGCGACAAAGTATGCGTCTGGAGCAGAAAGCGGGGGATGACAAACGCAGAAACCCCGGAGAAGCAGATCGGAAAATCAAGAAAAGCATGCGCGTGGATGCAGAAAAAATCGATACCCTCATGAATCAGGTGGGTGAGCTGGTTGTAGACCGGTCTTATTTCTTCCAGTTGTTCAATGAAATGCGTGGACTGCAAAGTTATTTAAAGGACGTACCCGGTATCGATCAGAAGGATATCAAAATGGTACGCACTTTAACGTATCGACTGGGTGAGGCCATTGCTGCTTTAGGACGAACTTCCAATGAGTTGCAGGAAGGTGTGATGAAGATGCGCATGTTGCCGGTTTCTCACATCTTTAATCGCTACCCGCGTTTGGTGCGAGATTTGACCCACGGTACCGACAAAAAAGTTAACCTGGTGATCCGCGGTGAAGATACGGAATTGGATAAAATGATTGTGGAGGAATTGTCCGATCCGTTGATTCATATCATTAGAAACGCGGTGGATCATGGATTGGAGTCCATGGATGAACGTAAGTCCAAGGGTAAAACTGAAGCTGGAATTTTGAGTTTGGAAGCATACCAGGAAAGTAATCACATTGTAATAGAGGTGGTTGACGACGGTCGTGGTATAGATCCTGATAAAATAAAACGTAAAGCGTTGGAAAAAGGCTTGGTGACAATAGAAGAGTTGGAGCGTATGGCTCCCAGAGATATCACTCAAATGATTCTGGCGCCCGGGTTTTCTACCGCAGAGAAAATCACCGGTACCTCCGGCCGAGGTGTGGGTATGGATGTGGTTAAGCGGAACATTGAAAAACTCAATGGTACGTTGGATATAGATTCCAAACCCGGTATACGTACCATGATGCGTTTGAAGATTCCTTTGACACTGGCGATTATCCACGCTTTGATGGTGCGGGTGGGTAAAGACTTGTTTACGATCCCTCTGGCCAATGTGGATGAGACAGTGCGTATATTCGGTAACGAGACCTCCATGGTGGAAGGTGTTGAGGTTATACATTTACGCGGTCGTGCCTTGCCTATGTTTCGCTTGTCTAAGTTGTTTAACATAAGTGGTGATGTGGACTCTGAAAAGTCATTTGTGGTTATTGTATCCACTGAAGGGCAACGGACCGGTTTTGTTGTGGATGAGTTAATTGGTCAGGAAGAAGTGGTCATCAAACCGTTGGCCGATTATGTGCAAGAAAAGAGTGGATTCTCCGGAGCCACCATCGTGGGGGACGGGCGTATCTCCTTGATTTTAGATGCGTATGAATTAGTGAAAATGACAGCGAATCGTCAAGCCAGGAAACACAAAGCACAGGCGATTGAGCTTAAATCCAGGATTCGCAATAAACCACGTCAAAATGCCGTTTGA
- a CDS encoding response regulator, whose product MAKKIKVLIVDDASFMVKALRDILESDDEIEVVGSARNGQDALDKIPELQPDVVTLDVDMPVMDGVRAIRHIMIKCPIPIVMLSSLFSHGDITFEALRLGVVDFLPKPSGAISTDIHSQGHQIIDRVKIAAAENIRNVHRVKLNKVDVRDQLVERYGFQMLDHLVTIGTTLGGPNTVIRIMSELSPDLPMAVVAIQEIEPRILPAFVKEFNEYTAWKVEEGKEGTILEQGVCYVCSYSEPMIVQLNSNQEPCLMRGTNGKKPLNALFQSAADVFEQNTVGVLLTGVGNDGEEGFSHIKKKSGVTIAQNTETCVYPNLTQCAIEYGVVDFVANDGDLHSKIATVVNTDSDERVMNA is encoded by the coding sequence ATGGCAAAGAAAATCAAAGTACTGATCGTTGATGACGCCTCATTTATGGTGAAAGCCCTGAGGGATATTCTGGAATCGGACGATGAAATCGAAGTGGTGGGCAGTGCCAGGAATGGTCAGGACGCATTGGACAAAATACCTGAGTTGCAACCGGATGTGGTAACGCTGGATGTGGACATGCCGGTTATGGACGGTGTCCGCGCGATTCGTCACATTATGATCAAGTGCCCGATACCTATTGTGATGTTGAGTTCGCTGTTTTCTCATGGTGATATCACATTTGAGGCTTTACGTTTGGGCGTGGTGGATTTTCTACCTAAACCTTCCGGAGCAATTTCAACAGACATACATAGTCAGGGTCACCAAATAATTGATCGAGTCAAAATTGCAGCCGCAGAGAATATCAGAAACGTTCATCGGGTGAAGCTCAACAAAGTGGATGTGCGAGACCAGTTGGTGGAGCGATACGGTTTTCAGATGTTGGATCACCTGGTTACCATAGGTACTACCTTGGGTGGACCTAATACGGTTATTCGCATCATGTCCGAGTTGTCGCCGGACTTGCCTATGGCTGTGGTGGCGATACAGGAGATTGAACCGCGAATTCTACCTGCGTTTGTTAAAGAATTTAATGAATATACCGCCTGGAAGGTTGAAGAAGGAAAGGAAGGCACGATATTGGAACAGGGTGTTTGCTATGTGTGTTCCTACAGTGAGCCCATGATCGTACAACTTAATTCCAATCAAGAACCCTGCCTGATGCGCGGAACCAATGGTAAAAAACCCCTGAATGCGCTATTCCAGTCAGCGGCAGATGTTTTTGAACAGAATACTGTCGGTGTGTTGCTTACCGGAGTGGGTAATGATGGAGAAGAAGGGTTTTCCCACATTAAGAAAAAATCAGGGGTAACCATTGCACAGAATACCGAAACTTGTGTTTATCCCAATTTGACTCAGTGTGCCATTGAATATGGCGTAGTGGATTTTGTCGCCAACGATGGCGACTTACACAGTAAGATCGCTACCGTAGTCAATACGGATTCCGACGAAAGGGTAATGAACGCATAG
- a CDS encoding ParA family protein: MLNPKFYGNTQAASVQLASTRVPSAPVHIEGTRKRAAESSSKVITVCNQKGGVAKTTTCLNLGTSLAMMGKQVLLIDFDVQANLSSLLKSDHCDSFYDFIQSGESDLSSYIVKTGHDFWLLPANSRLSLLAKNHMREKHFEYMLKDQLAAIKNFFDYIIIDTPPSGDFYTLNALLASDIAAVPSQCEYLSMNGISHIRNMVDVIKAKANHKIDFHVLVTMFDRSNTASRVIFNKLNHDYYGSVFSTIIERDEIVQQSQILLTPTMAYDKNSRAGLQYFDLAKEIESLRCA; encoded by the coding sequence GTGCTAAACCCAAAATTTTATGGTAATACGCAAGCCGCTTCGGTACAGCTTGCTTCGACTCGTGTTCCGTCAGCGCCGGTACATATTGAAGGTACCCGCAAACGCGCTGCAGAGTCATCCAGCAAAGTCATTACCGTGTGCAACCAAAAAGGCGGTGTTGCCAAGACAACCACTTGTCTTAATTTGGGGACGTCGCTGGCTATGATGGGTAAACAGGTTTTGCTCATCGATTTTGATGTGCAGGCCAATTTGTCCAGTCTGTTGAAAAGTGACCACTGTGATTCCTTTTATGACTTTATTCAATCCGGTGAATCTGATTTATCGTCTTACATCGTCAAAACGGGACACGATTTTTGGTTGCTTCCTGCCAATAGCCGATTGTCTTTGTTGGCAAAGAACCACATGCGGGAGAAGCATTTTGAGTACATGCTCAAAGACCAGTTGGCGGCGATAAAGAATTTTTTTGACTACATTATCATCGATACACCGCCATCGGGCGATTTTTATACCCTGAATGCGTTGTTGGCATCCGATATTGCTGCCGTACCGTCACAATGCGAGTACTTATCTATGAACGGGATTAGTCATATTCGCAATATGGTGGATGTGATAAAGGCAAAAGCCAATCATAAAATAGATTTTCATGTTTTGGTGACCATGTTCGATAGAAGTAATACGGCATCCCGGGTAATTTTTAATAAGTTGAACCATGACTACTACGGTAGTGTATTTTCGACCATTATTGAAAGGGATGAAATCGTTCAGCAATCGCAAATACTGTTGACGCCTACCATGGCTTACGATAAGAACAGTAGAGCCGGGTTGCAATACTTCGATTTAGCCAAAGAAATCGAGTCACTCCGGTGCGCCTGA